From the Manis pentadactyla isolate mManPen7 chromosome 7, mManPen7.hap1, whole genome shotgun sequence genome, one window contains:
- the PRR15 gene encoding proline-rich protein 15 codes for MADSGDTGSSGPWWKSLANSRKKSKEASVGAQPPAQPALGEPAPPAPSSPDWTSNPQENQHPNLLGGAGDPHKPDKLCGEKSGNSRRNLKISRSGRFKEKRKVRATLLPEGARSPEEEAGFPGDPHDDKQ; via the coding sequence ATGGCCGACAGCGGCGACACGGGCAGCTCGGGCCCCTGGTGGAAATCGCTAGCCAACAGCAGGAAGAAAAGCAAGGAAGCCTCGGTTGGAGCGCAACCTCCCGCCCAGCCTGCCCTGGGGGAGCCCGCGCCGCCTGCGCCGTCCAGCCCGGACTGGACTAGCAACCCCCAGGAGAATCAACACCCCAATCTCCTCGGGGGCGCCGGGGATCCCCACAAGCCAGACAAGCTGTGCGGGGAGAAATCCGGCAACAGCCGCCGCAATTTGAAGATCTCGCGCTCCGGCCGTtttaaggaaaagaggaaagtgCGAGCCACTCTTCTCCCTGAGGGAGCCAGGTCCCCAGAGGAGGAGGCGGGCTTCCCCGGTGACCCCCACGATGACAAGCAGTAG